From a single Natronorubrum tibetense GA33 genomic region:
- a CDS encoding thiamine pyrophosphate-binding protein produces MTDGYTGADLFTDALESYGVDYLFGNPGTTELPIVDAIGQSDLEYVLGLHEDIAVGMASGYAQTRRYHSHHDESITPVGVANLHIAPGLAHGLGNLYAAKITGAPVVVTAGNHSTDFRHEEPILSGGLVEMAEQFCKWSDEVLDVEALPTMLRRAFRVAMTPPTGPVFLGLPLDVMLAETDAEPERLGAIPNAGSGDPAQLEHAADLLVEADNPVLVVGDHVARSGADAVAAAVELAEATGARVHGEILSSEVDFPTDHDQWVSYIPPNEDLASMLMDTDTVAFIGCSTNTTLTRHEEALVDPDTTCIHVSDDDWQVGKNQPADAAVIGDPGLILQGLIERVQGRLSEETVQERLENVAAIKEMVEAKMAGMGEGDAEDDPRASKAELVDAMERVAGDAAIVDEGVTSKYAMLTRWNLAPEQYISNKGGGLGYGLPASVGAAIAEGQRDDPRDVIGFIGDGSYLYYPHSIYSAARHDVDLTVVISDNRNYRILKDNTLKLMGGEEADYEFTAMDFDPAVDLVKNAESHGARAEQVETPDGIEGALEEALSNDGVDVLDVLVHD; encoded by the coding sequence ATGACTGACGGATACACTGGTGCGGATCTCTTCACGGACGCGCTCGAGTCCTACGGCGTCGACTACCTCTTCGGGAATCCGGGTACGACGGAGCTTCCGATCGTGGACGCGATCGGGCAGAGCGACCTCGAGTACGTGCTTGGCCTCCACGAGGACATCGCCGTGGGTATGGCTTCGGGCTACGCCCAGACGCGACGGTACCACTCCCATCACGACGAGTCCATCACACCCGTTGGCGTGGCGAACCTCCACATCGCGCCGGGGCTGGCCCACGGGCTGGGGAACCTCTACGCGGCCAAGATCACCGGCGCGCCGGTGGTCGTCACCGCCGGAAATCACAGCACCGACTTCCGCCACGAGGAGCCGATCCTCTCGGGCGGGCTGGTCGAGATGGCCGAGCAGTTCTGCAAGTGGTCCGACGAGGTGTTAGACGTCGAGGCGCTGCCGACGATGCTCCGGCGCGCGTTCCGCGTCGCGATGACGCCGCCGACCGGTCCCGTCTTCCTCGGCCTCCCGCTGGACGTCATGCTCGCCGAAACCGACGCCGAACCCGAACGCCTCGGCGCGATTCCGAACGCGGGCAGCGGCGATCCGGCACAACTCGAGCACGCCGCCGACCTGCTCGTCGAGGCCGACAACCCGGTGCTGGTCGTCGGCGACCACGTCGCGCGCTCCGGCGCGGACGCCGTCGCCGCGGCGGTCGAACTCGCGGAGGCGACCGGGGCTCGCGTCCACGGCGAGATCCTCTCTTCGGAGGTCGACTTCCCGACCGACCACGACCAGTGGGTCTCCTACATCCCGCCGAACGAGGACCTCGCGTCCATGCTGATGGATACGGATACGGTCGCCTTTATCGGCTGTTCGACCAACACGACGCTGACTCGTCACGAGGAGGCGCTGGTCGATCCGGACACGACGTGTATCCACGTTAGCGACGACGACTGGCAGGTCGGCAAGAACCAGCCCGCCGACGCGGCCGTCATCGGCGATCCCGGGCTGATCCTGCAGGGGCTCATCGAGCGCGTGCAGGGTCGCCTCTCCGAGGAGACCGTCCAGGAACGACTCGAGAACGTCGCTGCGATCAAGGAGATGGTCGAGGCGAAGATGGCGGGCATGGGCGAGGGCGACGCCGAAGATGACCCGCGGGCCTCGAAGGCCGAACTCGTCGACGCGATGGAACGGGTGGCCGGAGACGCCGCGATCGTCGACGAGGGCGTGACCTCGAAGTACGCCATGCTGACCCGCTGGAACTTAGCGCCCGAGCAGTACATCTCGAACAAGGGCGGCGGGCTCGGCTACGGGCTCCCCGCCTCCGTGGGCGCGGCCATCGCCGAGGGCCAGCGCGACGACCCGCGGGACGTCATCGGCTTCATCGGCGACGGCTCCTACCTCTACTACCCCCACTCCATCTACAGCGCGGCCCGCCACGACGTCGACCTCACGGTCGTCATCTCGGACAACCGCAACTACCGCATCCTGAAGGACAACACGCTCAAGCTGATGGGCGGCGAGGAGGCCGACTACGAGTTCACCGCCATGGACTTCGATCCGGCCGTCGACCTCGTGAAGAACGCAGAAAGCCACGGCGCGCGGGCCGAACAGGTCGAAACGCCGGACGGAATCGAAGGGGCGCTCGAGGAGGCCCTCTCAAACGACGGCGTGGACGTGCTCGACGTGTTAGTGCACGACTGA
- a CDS encoding beta-propeller fold lactonase family protein: MNDQLLVLNKDSDTMSVIDADTGATETVVETAFNPHEIAVTPDGETAYVTCSLGNALLAFDTETWERTATIEDEGFDFPHGLAIRERANELWLASTYSSRIYVIDIETDEIVDQFPTYQDKSHMVTFTPDEGRAFVANIGSENVTAIDAEERRIIADPRVGEEPEGIEVHPEAGLLVANQEDGMLSVLDPDTLAQTNRALLGETPIRVVSSPDGRHVLVPNRESNDVSLIDTEHVRDGEQRPWEIARIPVGIWPGGTVFDPDGERAFVANNKTNDVSVIDCTTWEAVERYETELHPDGIAYLPR; encoded by the coding sequence ATGAACGATCAGTTGCTGGTTCTCAACAAGGACTCCGACACGATGTCGGTCATCGACGCCGATACCGGCGCGACCGAGACCGTCGTGGAGACGGCGTTCAATCCCCACGAAATCGCCGTTACACCGGACGGCGAGACGGCCTACGTCACGTGTTCGCTGGGGAACGCGCTGCTCGCCTTCGACACTGAGACGTGGGAGCGAACGGCGACGATCGAGGACGAGGGGTTCGACTTCCCGCACGGACTCGCGATCCGCGAGCGCGCAAACGAGCTGTGGCTCGCTTCGACCTACAGCAGTCGCATCTACGTGATCGATATCGAGACCGACGAGATCGTCGACCAATTCCCGACGTATCAGGACAAATCACACATGGTTACGTTCACGCCGGACGAGGGGCGGGCGTTCGTCGCCAACATCGGCAGCGAAAACGTGACCGCGATCGACGCCGAGGAGCGACGGATCATCGCCGACCCGCGGGTCGGCGAGGAGCCGGAGGGGATCGAAGTCCACCCCGAGGCGGGCCTGCTCGTGGCAAACCAGGAGGACGGAATGCTCTCCGTGCTCGACCCCGACACGTTAGCGCAGACGAACCGCGCGTTGCTCGGCGAGACGCCGATCCGCGTCGTGTCGTCGCCGGACGGGAGACACGTGCTCGTACCCAACCGGGAGTCGAACGACGTGTCGCTGATCGACACCGAACACGTCCGCGACGGCGAGCAACGGCCGTGGGAGATCGCCCGGATTCCCGTCGGAATCTGGCCCGGCGGGACCGTCTTCGATCCCGACGGCGAGCGAGCCTTCGTCGCAAACAACAAGACGAACGACGTCTCCGTGATCGACTGTACGACGTGGGAGGCCGTCGAACGGTACGAGACGGAACTGCACCCGGACGGCATCGCGTACCTCCCGCGATAG
- a CDS encoding UbiA family prenyltransferase, whose protein sequence is MALSRAEHGVSGTARAFWSQVHPVFMLPPLAASLFGVVLAGALEPTLAAIHVVAIFAAVYTAHLKDGYVDFYVRGEDDDHPLTERGCRVGLVLSTATFGVCCLLLWLSVGWIAVALTLPTWVIAYHHAPQLDTNPVTATTGYPLGIALSLLGGFYVQAGTITAVPLGFAVVFLVLLSGIKVVDDAQDYDYDRSIEKRTVAVTVGPQRAHAVAYGLMVTALLVVLGFAVARVFPPTAILAALAFAVVAAIAYRTGPDLATMLLVRGSYVFLAVLVAAVWFEPLAAIG, encoded by the coding sequence ATGGCCCTCTCAAGAGCGGAGCACGGCGTGAGCGGGACGGCACGGGCCTTCTGGTCGCAGGTCCATCCAGTGTTCATGCTGCCCCCGCTCGCAGCGTCGCTGTTCGGTGTGGTCCTCGCCGGCGCGCTCGAGCCGACGCTCGCGGCGATCCACGTCGTCGCGATCTTCGCGGCGGTCTACACCGCTCACCTCAAGGACGGCTACGTCGACTTCTACGTCCGCGGTGAGGACGACGACCACCCGCTAACGGAACGCGGCTGTCGCGTCGGTCTCGTCCTCTCGACGGCGACGTTCGGCGTGTGCTGTCTCCTCCTCTGGCTCTCCGTCGGCTGGATCGCGGTCGCGCTGACGCTGCCGACGTGGGTGATCGCCTATCACCACGCCCCACAACTCGACACGAACCCCGTTACGGCGACGACCGGCTATCCGCTCGGGATCGCGCTCTCGCTGCTCGGCGGGTTTTACGTGCAAGCCGGAACGATAACTGCCGTCCCGCTCGGGTTCGCGGTCGTCTTCCTCGTCTTGCTGTCGGGCATCAAGGTCGTCGACGACGCACAGGACTACGACTACGATCGATCGATCGAAAAGCGGACCGTCGCGGTTACGGTCGGCCCGCAACGAGCGCACGCCGTCGCGTACGGCCTGATGGTGACCGCACTCCTCGTCGTGCTCGGCTTTGCCGTCGCTCGCGTGTTTCCACCGACGGCGATCCTCGCAGCACTCGCGTTCGCCGTCGTCGCCGCCATCGCCTACCGGACCGGGCCGGATCTCGCGACCATGTTGCTCGTCCGCGGATCGTACGTCTTCCTAGCTGTGCTGGTCGCCGCGGTCTGGTTCGAGCCGCTAGCGGCGATCGGTTGA
- a CDS encoding LysE family translocator: MLERIAPALIEPTLLAVYLVAAGAMILSPGPDTLYVLTRSVGDGRDAGIASAAGISVGVLVHTLAAVVGLSAVFRASELAFAAVTIVGAGYLVFLGVRTIRDDGLLLEDDDPSTASPFREAVLVNILNPQVALFFLAFLPQFVDRAGHVPTQLSILGALYAVVTMGYLATVAVGSSAVRRLLFARPRVAGGVRWLSGLILVGLGLRLLIGSVFV, from the coding sequence ATGCTCGAGCGTATCGCACCCGCGCTGATCGAACCGACGCTCCTTGCGGTCTACCTCGTCGCGGCGGGTGCGATGATCCTCTCGCCCGGTCCGGACACGCTCTACGTACTCACGAGGAGCGTCGGCGACGGTCGCGACGCCGGCATCGCCTCCGCCGCGGGGATCAGCGTCGGCGTGCTCGTCCACACCCTCGCGGCGGTCGTCGGGCTCTCCGCCGTCTTTCGGGCGTCCGAACTCGCTTTCGCCGCCGTGACGATCGTCGGCGCGGGCTACCTCGTCTTCCTGGGCGTTCGGACGATCCGAGACGATGGACTCCTGCTGGAAGATGACGACCCCTCGACGGCGAGCCCGTTTCGGGAGGCCGTGCTGGTCAATATCCTGAACCCGCAGGTGGCGCTGTTCTTCCTCGCCTTCCTCCCGCAGTTCGTCGATCGAGCCGGTCACGTCCCGACGCAGCTGTCGATCCTCGGCGCGCTCTACGCCGTCGTAACCATGGGCTACCTCGCGACGGTAGCAGTCGGCTCGAGCGCCGTCCGTCGGCTGCTGTTCGCGCGGCCGCGAGTCGCCGGCGGCGTGCGCTGGCTCTCGGGACTGATCCTCGTCGGACTCGGACTCCGACTGCTAATCGGGAGCGTATTCGTCTGA
- a CDS encoding amphi-Trp domain-containing protein yields the protein MVEKTRSADELSRDEAAEHLRALADELEDGDQATIRTGNKAVDLRPPESIAYEVGIIERSSLLRGQRETVTLKMGWKPPSVSEEAE from the coding sequence ATGGTGGAGAAGACGCGATCCGCGGACGAACTCAGTCGTGACGAAGCCGCCGAACACCTTCGAGCGCTGGCCGACGAACTCGAGGACGGCGATCAGGCGACGATCCGAACCGGGAACAAGGCGGTTGACCTCCGACCGCCGGAGTCGATCGCCTACGAGGTCGGCATCATCGAGCGCTCGTCGCTGCTGCGCGGCCAGCGCGAAACGGTGACCCTCAAGATGGGGTGGAAGCCGCCGAGCGTGTCCGAAGAAGCTGAATAG
- a CDS encoding GNAT family N-acetyltransferase, translating to MELVEATAADLDALADRWYSLAKAMETYSELNELDADAIEGTIEDGFRAHLEDEDVTDYRIVHEGETIGFVTLRQGRHPSRQYSQYLRIVNLAIDEDYRSRGHGTAVVERVKELARERGCDHLKVSCEWQNEGARRFYRNTNFRPKQVDYAQPLE from the coding sequence ATGGAACTTGTAGAAGCCACCGCAGCTGATCTCGATGCGCTCGCTGACCGCTGGTACTCCCTCGCGAAAGCGATGGAGACGTACTCAGAACTGAACGAACTCGACGCGGACGCAATCGAGGGAACCATCGAAGACGGCTTCCGCGCGCACCTCGAGGACGAAGACGTCACCGACTACCGTATCGTTCACGAGGGCGAGACGATCGGCTTCGTCACGCTCCGTCAGGGCCGTCACCCGTCTCGGCAGTACTCGCAGTATCTCCGCATCGTGAATCTCGCTATCGACGAGGACTACCGAAGTCGAGGCCACGGCACAGCCGTCGTCGAACGCGTGAAAGAACTGGCTCGCGAGAGAGGATGTGACCATCTCAAAGTCTCCTGTGAGTGGCAGAACGAGGGCGCACGCAGGTTCTACCGCAACACGAATTTTCGACCGAAGCAAGTCGACTACGCACAGCCGTTGGAGTGA
- a CDS encoding type II toxin-antitoxin system death-on-curing family toxin, with amino-acid sequence MADSLWYPSVGDVLAIHDDIVSEYSDTHAGIQNRGDIEFVLNYIESGSFGTAPETIHEKTFHLIRLLVANHPFVDANKRTALNTTVVFYFLNGYRFTYDGEIRTILKQFGTDQATVNETETLEYLRSHTEEIDLAGEIEQWRDDLIRYGLDELTGDSSNPND; translated from the coding sequence ATGGCAGACTCGCTCTGGTATCCGTCAGTAGGCGACGTTCTCGCCATCCACGACGACATCGTATCAGAGTATTCTGACACGCACGCTGGTATCCAAAATCGTGGGGATATCGAGTTTGTCCTGAACTACATCGAGAGTGGGAGTTTCGGAACGGCACCCGAGACGATTCACGAGAAAACGTTTCACCTCATCCGACTGTTGGTGGCGAACCACCCGTTCGTCGACGCAAACAAACGCACCGCGCTCAACACGACGGTCGTATTCTATTTCCTCAACGGGTATCGGTTCACGTACGACGGCGAAATCAGGACGATCCTCAAGCAGTTTGGCACGGATCAGGCAACCGTCAACGAGACGGAAACCCTCGAATACCTTCGATCACACACCGAAGAAATCGACCTCGCAGGCGAGATCGAACAGTGGCGCGATGATCTCATCCGGTACGGACTGGACGAACTAACCGGCGACTCGTCTAACCCGAACGATTAA
- a CDS encoding redox-regulated ATPase YchF, translating to MLSIALAGKPNAGKSTFYTAATMAEVDVANYPFTTIDANRGVSYVRTECPCLEREERCNADNCEDGKRYVPIELLDVAGLVPGAHEGKGLGNQFLDELTNADVIVNVIDASGGTNAKGEPVDIGEHDPLEDIDFVEEEMDLWLAGIVEDNWESVERKSRSPDFDIDEVLADMLSGFGASPTQIAKVLRELEYPDDPIQWEDDHREELARLVRERTKPIVVAANKIDVAPQENVEKLLELDKPVIPTTAEGELALRRAAENGLVDYDPGDETLEIGDGVNDAQREALEGLAQTMDEWDGTGVQSALNYAVYELLEYLTAYPVEDAAKWSDGSGNVLPDAFLLPDGSTPVDLAYAVHSDIGDGYLHAVNAKSSREVSDGYELEEGDVIKIVSTN from the coding sequence ATGCTTTCGATCGCGCTTGCCGGGAAACCGAACGCCGGCAAGTCCACGTTCTACACCGCGGCGACGATGGCGGAGGTCGACGTTGCTAACTACCCCTTTACCACCATCGACGCCAACCGCGGGGTCAGCTACGTCCGGACGGAGTGTCCCTGCCTCGAGCGCGAGGAGCGCTGTAACGCCGACAACTGCGAGGACGGCAAACGCTACGTCCCGATCGAACTGCTCGACGTGGCGGGCCTGGTACCTGGCGCTCACGAGGGGAAGGGGCTCGGAAATCAGTTCCTCGACGAACTCACGAACGCGGACGTGATCGTCAACGTCATCGACGCCTCCGGCGGGACCAACGCGAAGGGCGAACCCGTTGATATCGGAGAACACGACCCGCTCGAGGATATCGACTTCGTCGAGGAGGAGATGGATCTCTGGCTCGCTGGGATCGTCGAGGACAACTGGGAGTCGGTCGAGCGCAAGTCACGCTCGCCGGATTTCGACATCGACGAAGTGCTCGCCGACATGCTCTCGGGGTTCGGTGCCTCACCGACGCAGATCGCGAAGGTGCTTCGGGAACTCGAGTATCCCGACGACCCCATCCAGTGGGAGGACGACCACCGCGAGGAACTCGCTCGACTGGTCCGCGAACGGACCAAGCCGATCGTCGTCGCCGCGAACAAGATCGACGTCGCACCCCAGGAGAACGTCGAGAAATTGCTCGAGTTAGATAAGCCGGTCATCCCGACCACCGCGGAGGGCGAACTCGCCCTTCGCCGCGCCGCGGAGAACGGACTCGTCGACTACGACCCCGGCGACGAGACCCTCGAGATCGGCGATGGTGTCAACGACGCCCAGCGCGAGGCGCTCGAGGGACTCGCTCAAACGATGGACGAGTGGGACGGCACCGGCGTGCAGTCCGCGCTGAACTACGCAGTCTACGAGTTGCTCGAGTACCTCACGGCTTACCCGGTCGAGGACGCGGCGAAGTGGTCCGACGGCAGCGGTAACGTCCTGCCCGACGCTTTCCTCTTGCCCGACGGCTCGACGCCCGTCGACCTCGCCTACGCCGTCCACTCCGACATCGGCGACGGCTACCTGCACGCCGTCAACGCGAAGTCGAGTCGGGAGGTTAGTGATGGGTACGAACTCGAGGAGGGTGACGTGATCAAGATCGTATCTACTAACTGA
- a CDS encoding GNAT family N-acetyltransferase, producing the protein MASSEPLEFGHDDRKRIYEHVERHGAVDPDDVQGVLGIDPSGFRHHVAILKRDGKLEESDGKLRVTIAAGAEEEYVSEDLEFHIRPARQEDLTGIVGAIRQVAEEKTYIEAESVADEIDHQDALLRHNEIESRMFFVATVEDEVVGWVHLHAPELEKLSHTAELTVGVLEEYRGHGIGSHLLSRGLEWAGANGYERVYQSVPSSNEDAIAFLEGHDWETEAVREDHYKLNGHYVDEVMMALVL; encoded by the coding sequence ATGGCATCCAGTGAACCCCTCGAGTTCGGCCACGACGACCGGAAACGGATCTACGAGCACGTCGAGCGCCACGGGGCCGTCGATCCCGACGACGTACAGGGGGTCCTCGGAATTGACCCCAGCGGGTTCCGACACCACGTCGCGATCCTCAAACGCGACGGCAAACTCGAGGAATCGGACGGCAAACTCCGAGTTACGATCGCCGCCGGAGCCGAGGAGGAGTACGTTTCCGAGGATCTCGAGTTCCACATCCGGCCGGCCAGACAGGAGGACCTCACGGGGATCGTCGGCGCGATCCGACAGGTCGCCGAGGAGAAGACGTATATCGAAGCCGAGAGCGTCGCCGACGAGATCGATCATCAGGACGCCTTGTTGCGGCACAACGAAATCGAGTCTCGAATGTTCTTCGTCGCGACGGTCGAGGACGAGGTCGTCGGCTGGGTCCACCTCCACGCGCCGGAACTGGAGAAACTCTCCCACACCGCCGAACTCACCGTCGGCGTTCTGGAGGAGTACCGCGGCCATGGTATCGGCTCGCACCTCCTCTCGCGTGGTCTCGAGTGGGCCGGCGCGAACGGCTACGAACGCGTCTACCAGAGCGTCCCCTCGAGCAACGAAGACGCCATCGCGTTCCTCGAGGGCCACGACTGGGAGACCGAGGCCGTCCGCGAGGACCACTACAAGTTAAACGGTCACTACGTCGACGAAGTGATGATGGCGCTCGTGCTGTAG
- a CDS encoding DUF7344 domain-containing protein has translation MPSPASSPRSVGEGPSRASTSDDDSSLDPDDIYHILQTRRRRDVLRYLRTTDDPVLLSDLAEQVAAWEHETTVENLHSDQRQRVYISLYQSHLPKLDTRGIIDYDKDRGTITSTDLTPQFDPYLAGVEESDSDDPWPYRYAGTVGCSGLLLAVTASGLVSVPWLAVSILTVLAFAVVTAVHVYSASVET, from the coding sequence ATGCCGTCACCTGCGTCTTCACCACGATCCGTCGGCGAAGGCCCGTCTCGAGCGTCCACATCGGACGACGATTCGTCGCTCGACCCTGACGACATCTATCACATCCTACAGACGCGTCGGCGGCGTGATGTACTCCGCTACCTTCGGACCACCGACGATCCGGTTCTGTTGAGCGACCTCGCCGAACAGGTTGCCGCCTGGGAGCACGAAACGACGGTCGAGAACCTGCACTCGGACCAGCGCCAGCGCGTCTACATCTCGCTGTACCAATCCCACCTCCCGAAACTCGACACCCGCGGGATCATCGACTACGACAAGGATCGCGGGACCATCACGTCGACCGATCTGACGCCGCAGTTCGATCCCTATCTGGCGGGTGTCGAGGAGTCTGATTCGGACGATCCGTGGCCCTACCGGTACGCGGGGACCGTCGGCTGTTCCGGACTGCTTCTCGCCGTGACCGCGAGCGGCCTCGTATCGGTTCCGTGGCTCGCCGTCTCTATTCTCACCGTCCTGGCGTTTGCCGTCGTCACGGCTGTACACGTCTACTCGGCGTCCGTAGAAACGTAA
- a CDS encoding helix-turn-helix domain-containing protein — translation MTTVVELEIPADRFGIARTFDRVPTFECQIGGMIGDSPPLVWVIGPDRRTVHDALEADPSVDVIASLTGGERSRQTGDESDGSERWLFRLEFGDSVKLFEQIVAENGGAILAACGQNGTWSVKLLFHDRGSLSECYALFEQYDYGVEVTRLTGMDDFESAQTPLTQTQYETICKAHELGYFDIPRQITLKELAAELDVSHQALSERLRRCHSTLVSAELTDGMQPTAIDP, via the coding sequence ATGACGACAGTCGTCGAACTCGAGATTCCGGCCGATCGATTCGGGATCGCCCGGACGTTCGATCGGGTGCCGACGTTCGAGTGCCAGATCGGTGGGATGATCGGGGATTCGCCGCCGCTGGTCTGGGTTATCGGTCCGGATCGACGGACCGTCCACGACGCGCTCGAGGCGGACCCATCGGTCGACGTGATCGCGAGTTTGACAGGCGGTGAACGGAGCCGCCAAACTGGGGACGAATCCGACGGCAGCGAGCGCTGGTTGTTCCGACTCGAATTCGGAGACAGCGTCAAACTGTTCGAACAGATCGTCGCGGAGAACGGCGGCGCAATTCTGGCGGCCTGCGGCCAGAACGGAACGTGGTCGGTGAAACTGCTCTTCCACGATCGGGGGTCGCTCTCGGAGTGTTACGCGCTGTTCGAACAGTACGATTACGGCGTCGAAGTGACGCGACTAACCGGTATGGACGACTTCGAGAGCGCCCAGACGCCGCTGACACAGACTCAATACGAGACGATCTGTAAGGCTCACGAACTCGGCTACTTCGACATTCCACGCCAGATAACGCTCAAGGAACTCGCTGCCGAACTCGACGTCTCCCACCAGGCCCTTTCCGAACGCCTGCGGCGCTGTCACTCCACGCTCGTCAGCGCCGAATTGACGGACGGAATGCAGCCGACGGCGATCGATCCCTGA